catgacctctgacctccaaaGGATCCTTGCTCCACAGAAGATCCTCTTCCGTTTtaatcctccagcagctcctcattTTGGGGGAGTGTGGGAGCGGGAGATTCGATCAGTCAAGACAGCACTGTACACCACAGTTGGAGCCCAACCCCTGCAAGAAGAAGTCCTTCGCACTGTCCTCGTGGAGGTGGAGGGCATCTTGAACTCGAAGCCACTGGGTTACATCCCATCTGACATCAGTGATCCTGATCCAGTAACCCCCAACTGCCTCTTGATGGGGCGGCCAGATGGATCACTTCCCCAAGTGGTCTACCTAAAGAATGAACTCCTGAGTCGCCGGAGGTGGAAGCACTCCCAGGTGCTCGCTGACCACTTCTGGTCGAGTTTCATCCGGCTGTATCTTCCTGGTTTGCAGTCCCGACAGAAGTGGCAGACAGCCTCTGCTGACATCACTGAAGATTCTGTGGCGATGATCGTGGATCCACAGCTGCCTCGGGCTTCCTGGCTCATCGGTCGGATTTCCAAGGTCCACCTCAGTCCTGATGGCCACATCAGGTCTGCTGACATCAAAGTGAAGGACAGAACTTTCACCCGACCTGTGGCACGGCTGGTGATCCTGCCGGCCCTCCCGGATGAAGACGAAGGACAGTCACCTTAAGTTGTTGATACAGTTGCCTTTTGTTTGAGCAAATGTACTTCATACATTTGGGGGCGGCTGTTCAAAAGGCCCTATTGATGTGTAATGTTTGTATGGTTCTGCCATTCAGGGTCATAGCTCAGttgtccactagagggcactcCAACCTAGTATAGGTGTAGCTGTGGGGAGAAGAAGAACTTGGAGGAAAATATGCTCTGTGAAGCTAATCTTTGCCTGCTGCTATTACACCTAAGGACTGACCAAGAAGGGTTTGCGTACATAAGAAGTAAGTTGGAGACTTCTGGGGGTGTTGTTTGTGCCTTATAGAGTCAGTTTGCTGTGGGATAGTTATCTAGTTTAGCAGCCTGAGTCTGCATGCTGGTAACCCGAGCTAAgttaatgctacatgctagggTCTGTGCAGGCCTGTGTTATTGCTTTGTAgatgtgtataaatgtgtgtgttagagaTATGTGTGCATTGTCAAGATATACTTCAGCTGGTGATTTTGTTACTGTTATACTGCATGTATGGGTACTGAGTACACCTTGTTTGTAATTTGCAGAAAACCAAACCTAAACCTGAACCAAACGAACCTTTAATACAAAGACTTAAACTTCAGTCTGCCTCATCATTGACCTCAGTCCTGATCGGTGTCCCAAGTTCCACCTGAATATTCATCCTGGCCTTAAAGCAGTGTTCTGGCCGACACTCCAGGGTAGTGGCAGCTGTAAATACGTTCCATCACCATATAGTTTTTTCCAGCCCACCGAGATCGAGCTATCTCACCAACACAGACGTTCTGTATTCTGTTGCAGGTGAGTGGTGAAAATGAGTGATTTACAGTACACTGTGATCAATGAATATGTGTGTGCCTGTAAGAGAGGATGCCATCAGTAGAATCCCGACAGTAATTGTTGTGTAAAATGTACAATATGGACCCGCGATGGTACGGCTTGTGTCAGAGGTTCAGAATGAATGGCTGCGGGCAGCCGACATATTGAAGTGTGTGCTGATCAAGTGTGCGAGTGTGTCAAACTGTGTAAATAGATGTTAAGATGGTGAAAATGCAATATTAAGTGATATTTACACATGTTGTTCAGTGTAGCGGAAGCTGCTGTGTTGTAAGCATGGTGATACTCAGACGTTCTGTATTCTGTTGCAGATGTGATTAAAACAACTTATTTGGAATCCCCTCTGCACGCCTGGACATTTTGAATATGTCTGCACGGGTGTGCAACAGTCAGCGCAAGTGCCAGCTTTCAGTGCCCAGTACAGTGAACTTTCCATTGGCAGTGCGACCCGCTGCTCAGCCCAGTACCATGCACGGCGTGTCCCGTCCTGGGAGCCTGGGAGTCAGCTGGCAGCGTGACATGATTTCTTACATGTTTTGTTTATGAGCCCAACATGCCTGGCACCCAGATTTTAGGGATGCCACTTTAAGACCGAACCTTGCCCTTTTCCCACAGGTGCTGTCAGGTATACAGTCTTTTCAGCCTATGAGACCGGGCGGAACTTGTGTGCCCAATAAGACCCTTGGGCTGCTATATTGACGCTACCTTGGGCATTCGTTCCTCCAAACAGCGTTGGCTCTGCTGTCTCCAAGCAGTGAATGCCTTTCACTTTCATTCTTAGCAGGAGGCGAACCACCTTCTACCATCGGGtgtgtgctgccactccaccacAGCGGTGCCCACACCTTGGGCCACCCTGAGGGTAGTAGCCTGGGCGACATTCATGCCGCTGCCTCCTAGGCGATGCCGGCACCTTTTTTCTAAGCGGTACAAGATGAACGCTGCCACTCCCCATTCAGTAGGTGTGGTCCTTGGCTCTGTAGAGGTttctcagtgaggttggtctctggAATTCCTCATGACTAAGTTGGCATCCATCATTCCAgcgctttcagcaccgcctctggccGTCAttcgggattcatagaaccgcagttacattcgtaactttcgaTTTGAAGAATTATGCAACCGACCACAACCACACCTTTAGGAGTACACATTCAGTGTACTggaaagtgaaactgaaaaattaAATACGTGAAATACTTTCAGACACACCTTTTTTCCACAGTGCTGGTTATATTGAGGGTTCATTTAAAATACAAGCAGACAGCAACAGCTTCACAGCATCAACTGCAGACTCTTCACTCTTAACTTCGGGTTCACTTCAGAGAAGGAAATTCACACTTGATTAATTCCGTTCATCATCATGTTGAGCTTGTTGGTaagattttgttttaaacaaagATTGTACAATTGTCTactaaaacaggaaaataattagacttttttttgttttattttgagaattttgtttgtgttttgcccATCAGTGAAAGAGTTTCCATGACCCTTTGGCTTTTAATGCAGACATGATAGGTTGACAATTTTATTCTTGTGGAATCATTCGAACAAAATCGaatccaacttttttttttcacgcagttgtgtgtttttttccatttagtgTAAAATGTTAGGTATTCATGTTTTGTGAGGCAATCTGCCCAAAAAACTTTTTAGTATTATTAAATTGTGAGCTGCGCACATTCCGTATACATGGTTAATTATTTTTAGACAATACACGGTGGAGGTCATACGATCACTCGATAGCTGGTGTTGGTTACTCCTCTGAATATCACATTTTCTGTACAAAGGTTTGGCTTTTCGGGTCTCGCaatcctccatcacctccagcaccttctccatcacctccatctccCAGTAAGATAAATGTTTGAACTCAAAGGAGAAAATGATGAAGTAGAAATGACATAAAATTCAGTTGAAATGTGAATACTGTTAAACGACTTAATTTGCTTCTGAAACTTAATTTGCTTCTGGCTTTTCAGTTTCTCGGGATCCATGGAGAAAGATCCGATTTGAGTGAGCATTTAATTCATAACATACTGCCTCTAATGTTCTCTGTAAGACTGTTGTATAATGTCTCATCAAATTGTGGAACCTTTGCAGAGTACATTTGTGGATCATAATTTTGTAATTTAACCTAATCAAACTTTTATAGTGACAGAGCCCGCCGTGAGTTTGTTCAGAACTATCAGCCAAGACAACAAGGCCGACATCTCAGAGTTCTGCTCCATGGACCACCAGGCTCTGGGAAATCCAGCTTCATCAACTCTATTGACAGCGCTCTGCGAGGCAAAATTACAACTCGAGCGCTGGCAGCCACGACCTATGATCACAGCTTTACTAAAAAGGTATGGAAAGACTTTGTAATACATCTTATTTTCTACTTACTCCATCTTCTTTCCTGTGTGGTGCTGTATTGCAAGAACTGTATCAATCtcctgttgtattttgttttgttctttattgaaatgttagagtgtattcattcattttattatcTTGTACAGTTAGGCATATGTGTGAATATGtagatttttttcagttaatttCCAAGAAACGGTCTTGAGTTGGAGGAGAGCACATCTGCTGAttacagataaaaaaagaaaagaaaaaaaaagaaaaggtacaCAGGAGAAAAACTAGTGTGGATGTGAGAAGCTGAATGGACCGGAGAGCAGATGGTAACATTGTCATGAAATTATGACTTTTTAACTTGCAGTACAAAAGTTataaaattgagaaaaaagaTCCTGGAAGCTTTTATCCCTTCATCTTTAATGACACCATGGGCATTGAGAAGGACGTCAAAGGAAGGGTAAATATTGAAGAGCTCAAACTGATCTTGAAAGGAAACGTGAGAGAAGGATACAAGGTAAGATAACTGCATCAATTAATTTCACTCAgacttttcaataaaaacagtcaCCGCAGCCCTGCAATAAATGGATGAAATCCTGACCAAAAATGACAATAGAAATAGAAtacaaataacaaaaacaaccttGAAGAGTCGCAAGAATGAGTgagatgtgacttttttttttcagttcaaccCTGTTTCTTCCCTGTCTGAGAGTGACCCCTCCTACAACAATACACCAACTATGGATGATAAAGTTAGtgttctggtttgtgttgttcCTGCCAACACACAAATGGATGATGAAGTAATTCAGAAGATACGGGATGTCAGAGATGCAGCCAGTGAGTTAGGTAAGAGTAAATGTATATATTTGTAAATGATAAACTAATGTAGCGCTTTTCCAACTCTTGAGCAgtccccaaagcactttacaatGTTCATGTAATGTTCTTGAAATAGCTGTGTGCCTCATCCTGTGTCAGGTACTTCAATCCTGTGTGTTAATGCTTCTATCACAATATCACAATATCACATTTTGGAGACATTATCATTGAGAGGTTGAAATAatacagtggtatgaaaaagtatctcaaccttttggaatttctcacatttctgcataaaatcaccatcaaatgTGATCCGATCTTTGTCAAAATTACACAGACgaaaaaacagtgtctgctttaactgaaaccacccaaacatttataggttttcatattttaatgaggatagcatgcaaacaatgacagaaggggGAGGAATAAGTAACTGAACCCTCTGCCTAAGGAGACTTaaggccaatcccaattctaccacTTACCCCTACCCCTCTGCTCTtggccctatccctatcattctcctaccccttttagaatagggctgaggggggctatctttgcagcactatgaattgggataccccttggccctttaagccccgccgcgctGTTATGAATcagaagtcgggtttcatcgggggtccctgtgtcaaacatattacgtcaaaaacatgattaaagatGACGGtaatacagtgaaaaaaagcAAGCTCACATTTGTGCCACTCCTTGGTGGacaccatgttgttttttcttctggcCAATgcgaaactccgcctacccctactgagaatagggagcatcgatgcagacttctctgaaaggggtgaaatagccctccccctctcccctacccctattcaaaaattagaattgggatagcccttaagcctcgtgaacgcgcatatcataggggtaggggccgagggggaggggaaaggagtagaattgggattggcccttaaaGAGCAAATGAAACCAATTTTTACCAAAcaatttaaagctcgtgtctggagtttccgttcgtttccaatgtatgtgtGACCGGGTAAAAATGACAATCCGCAGGACACAACTTAATTTTGTGGGATCTTTAATCTTGACTACTCAGCCAAAAAGGAATCAAATATGACATGAGCAGCGTTAAATGAATCTAAAGATGCAGAGTGGTCTTTCTTCCGTTTCCTCTGACTGATGCCAACAAATACATTCACAGGTGGGCATCCCCATCCACCATTGAACCCATATCTTTTAAGCATTAATTTCCTATCGCAGAAATGATCACCAGGAGAGGAAAACTTAAAATGCACTGAGTGAAGAATAACAAAACAGATGGTACATGAACAACTGAAGCAGTCTCTCTTTACAAAGGcgaaacaacaaacaactgcataTCAGTTCCACTTCACATTGACACAATACATTGATAAAGAAACTACaagaacatattttaaaaatactcaCTCTCCAAGAAGTTCACAAAGACGCAGAGTCAACAGAATACAGTGGCGAACTGCCACATGATGCGTCATGCAGCTCTGcggagcagaaaaaaataacatcacatAATGCAATAGATCATAAACGTTTCACACTTGGAACAGggacaaaataaatacagttaaacCCAACTTACAGTGAACTTGTGTCCCAAAACTCCTGCTCAAATCAATCCGAGGTTCAACACCCACGGCGGCGGTCTGACACGGCCGAAGTTACCCcgcgtgttggtgaagcttcttcctcttccggGTTCTACACTACCGTTTCTTAACATACAGAGCCACCTACTGGCAAATGTGAGGACCTGATTCTCCACCCGGCTacatatgtatcattttttaacagagcttaaatgtgtcagtctggttcgatacaataatataatattagcataaagcaatataaaaatttatttatgagccccgccttcatctcatagacccccatgttatccaaaaaagtgccagtcagcttcagccaatagattttgagcttccACCTTGttgtgctgtcaatcaaagtgtggagcagccagagagcacggccgctcgcccaggcagaggtgagttagctctgcagcagccgccgccctcacctcggatatatccactgtctgctgaacatccaccgtaaacagctaaacatgtaggatgtcttggggactcggaggctctcattttcacccgacagataattcgcgtgcacaattaaaggggcgtggcttgtttgctcatgaaagcagagggagggtggaacctcgagacattggattaaaaaaacatctctctttcaaaactccggacacgagctttaagtcaGGCGTGTGCCCAATCACTGATGAGTGGCTTAAAGCTGCCCTGCCcactataaaacacacacctgataaGAATTGTCTTGATTGAGAAGCATTGTCTGATGTGCACTATGGCTCACTTAAAAGAGCTGTCTGAAGATCTGCGATCAATAATTGTTGATTGTTGATTGTTGATCTAGACGTAACCACAGTcatacgagtgtgtgcgtgcccacctacgggccTCGCTATTGGAGACctccagccagacactgagacagatcaatAGAGTTGCTGCACCAGTCGTGCCCGGGTGCTTTGGCACGCCCCGCCCCGGGCCCGGCCTATATGCCCCACTCCATGGGCATATAGGCCGGGCGGTCTCCTCAATCTCTCTTCTTCAAATCAGCTCACAGGAGAGAGGCAGTCCAGCTGGACTTGCgggtaggtgggcacgcacacacttgtagaactgtagttacgtcAAGTAACTATTATTTCTACTTCGTGTGATGTTTAGCTCAACTCTGGGCTTTGCTATTGGTAACATAtcaaggcggaggccgtagggataaatgtacccccagctggacaggctgacaAGATTGGCGCAGAAGAAGGAGCAAAGCAGCCCCCAAGACACTGACGCCAAGCGCCCTCGCACCGAGGCGCTGACCGTACATGTGTCAGAGTAAACCCGTCACATAACATCAACAACCACACACCAGTTAAGACTCCCCAGAGTAACACCGGCATGCAACAAGGACTTACGCCGCAGCCTGAATTCCCAAGGGAAAACAGCAGCTCGCCAGACCAACACACCGTCCACTTAGGCCACAGGACCCCTGTCCCCGCTTAAGACCGACAAAGCCACTGAATCCATGCACATAACCACAGGATAGGAGCGCAAAAAAGTGGACACAGAAgaccaggaggcagcctggcagatgtcacccacagTGACTCCACTGCACAGAGCCACCGAAGCGGAGACACCTCGTGTGGAGTGGGCCCGAACTACCACCAGTGGCGGGCAGTTCCGTGCCTCATAAGCCGCCGTAATAGCAACAccaacccagtgggcaaggACCTGGGACGACAGCAgggctccacgccccctggctccaaaccccacaaacagctggtccacaGTGCGGAAGCTAGCCGTACGCTCGATGTAGTAACGCAGAGCCCTGACTAGACACAACACCGAAGCTGCGCCTTGCCCTCggcggaggagagagggtgaAAGATGAGGGAGAAGAATGCTCAGCGCTCCTGACCTGAGAGTGTGCAGGCAGCGCGAACAGGAGGGGTCAGTCACCCCAGCAGGAGTCAGCCTGGGGCGCTTATGAGCAGCCGCAGCATCCTCACTCATCCCCCTCTTCCGCATTCTGCAAATGTCGGCGATCAGATGTAGAGCTGAAAGAGATGAGAGGGCACCTACGCTGACGTCACTACGTCTCTGCGtagtgacgcgcagcgccgtcgGGGAGAGACGCTCAGCGCTCCTGGCCAGGAAAACCCAGGGCGCATGAGCGGGGGCGTGTCACCTGTCATCACCTCGGCAAACGCGGGGTGTCTGGCCGCATGCCAGAACATGCCCAGCCGCCTCTGTCCGCTGCTTCTcccttctctctgtctttgtctttggtTCGCATCGATCTAGATCTCAGGaactgagaaagaagaagagatatTGAGGGGACCATCCGGCCTATATGGCCATAGAGCGGGGCCGAGTGTGTGCCAGCGCCCGGGCACGAATGGCGCGGCAACTcttttgatctgtctcagtgtccaCTGGGTATTGGTATTGGGTTACCAATaacgaagcccgtaggtgggctaagcatcacACGAAGTAGAATATTGCGATTTTTACAATTATTCgattattatgattattgaCATAATGGAAAGACACAAAGGACTAGAGccatcttttatttaaaaaagacaaagtgaaCTGTGGGAAGAGATCTGAAACACCTTACTAGTCAAACCTCTGAATTTTAAACACTCATAAATTCTGTGATCAACTATGTGCCAtggtttctgctctttcttGGCAGAGATCCCACAAATTGCTGTTCTCACCAAAATCGATGAAGCCTGTCCTGAAGTCAACAAAGATGTGAAGAATGTCTACAAGAGCAAGTACATCAAAAAGCAGGTATGGTGCGTTTTCACAAGCTGTTGAAGACCAATGCAGCATCAGATCCGTACAGAGGGGACGACCATGATTATTGTCATTAAAGTATATTACAATAGTCTGACCGTGATAATCTTTtaaactgttcatttttttggttCAAACTTAGATGGAAGCAGTGAGTGCTGTGCTGGGAATTCCACTGAACTGCATCTTCCCAGTGAAGAACTACAGCTCAGAAATCGAAACAGACATTGAGATGGATTCAGTGATACTGAGCGCAATGAGAAAGATCATTGACTACGGAGATGACTTCCTGAATGACCAGTCTGCTTCAGATGACAATTGCACTTAGGAAATCACCCTCAATCACAACATGGAACATTATTGAAAACAGCGATGATAAAATCACTGACATTTAACAcctgaaaacagaactgaaattTTATCAACTTTAGCAGTATCACAGTTTACTGCGCTCTGTATCAATGTTCATGAATCAAGTTAAACAAGAAGTAGAGTGTGAGCTTAGAGTTCCTCAAAAGTCAGACCAAAACACAAAGATTCATGCACTGTTGTCTTTATAACTTTGGTgtctttgtgggttttttttcttcaatgtttttgtttggttatGAATTAACATTTCTCTCCAAATATAAGATGGATTATTATTGCTGCATAAGTGaaatttacagtaaatttaAAATTGATTACACTCTTGAATTGCAAATATTTGTCATGTTTGAGGAATCACTAATGATGTTGATTGTGGGGTCAAATGTAATGAGTCCTGTTGTTGAATTGTTGATATAAatattaattaaatataaatattaaagtGATTAAGTCGGTTGAACTGAATGCCAAGACTTCCTGGTTGTCAGACTGTGGTGTAAATTTGTTATGAGTGCATGCTTGGTCGATTTTGGCTAACCGTGGTTTTTGACATGTCTATGTGTGAGGGACCTTGAATGCTTTGGCTAGAATTTACTGTGAGCTATCATTGTATTCCTACTTTAAGATAATCTGAGCTTAGCGGCTGTGGGCACTCATAGGAGTCTTCCTGTTATCCAGCTTATGGCTGGGGGTGGTAAAGGATGCTGTGGGTGTTTGTGGCACAGACTGGTAGTTATTAGAAACGTGCAcacccctgcgagggcagaactctcCCTGTTACTCACATGACTGTGTGATTTCTCAGTTGTTAAGCTTAATAAACTCAAAGAACCCACAAAGAACTCATGGCTGGATGCATTTTATTAACGTGTAATTTACCTGACAAGACACAATCATTGAGTCACAGTTTCAAACTTGAAACACCAGCATAAACTCTGAGAAAAACTGACTGACTGCATTGggctttttctctttccttgcAGGGATCCTCCGAATAGCTATCCTCACCAGAGTTGATGAAGCCTGTCCTCAGGTCCAAAAAGATATCAGGAATGCCTACATAAGCAAGAGCCTGAAAAAGAAGGTAAGTAGTCTTTTTTTTGAAGAGTGCAAACATCAATGTAACGTGAACTGAAGTGTTCCAGTTAATTAGAAATCTGTATAACTCTTTAGGCAAAGTTATTCTTCAATGTTCTTTTTCTGCTGAGTGTGACCCTGGGGATTCCAACGAACTGCATCTTCCTGGTGAAGAACTACAgtgaaaaaaccaaaacagacaaGGACACTGATACACTATACTGGACACAATGAGAAAGATCATCAGCTGCGGAGAAGGCTTCGTGAATGACACCTTAACTCCAGTGGACTCTGCTAAACCTGTTTGTGGTTTGGAGTTCAGACCAAAAGACTAAAATTCATGCACTATCCTCTTCATAACTTTAAATAATTAattgagttttttcttcttctttttgttcaaGAATGGTTCAAAGCCATAGAATAAAAATATGTATAGGCCTATATAAGTTTAGAAAAGTAAATTTTATGGTTTGATTTTGATTTAGCCTCTTGAATTGCTGACATTTTTCACCTTTGATGAATCACTTATGGTGTTGATAGTAGATTGTGACggaatgtttctgctgttgcatGTAAATCTTTGATCTGCAGAAAAATGTGTAGTTGGCAGAACAGACAGTATCCTCACTGAATTTATCATTGCAGTTTTAATACCAATATCTAAACAGACAATACCTTCACACAAGgtgtgtaaaaaaacaaaaaaaaaaaactgtcataaaCACGAACAGCATTTGTCAGATGTAGAAGTAGAGAAATAATGAATGATGagcaaagaaattaaaaactaCAACATTTGTGAGAGCAGTGACGGGAACTAAACTGTATGAGGCATTTTTGACAGTTGGACAACAtttgtgggtgtgtatgtgtatcACATAAAGGTGTGGCTTTCTATTCAATGCCAGAAGAATGTCATTCCATTGTTGAAATAGGGTTCAGATGTGGCTTAAAATAATCTATTTAAAATAAAGCCCATgcaatttgtttaaaaaataaataaaagaaacaaaaacggGTTAAGAACCATggggaatttaaaaaatgtagcAGTTGGGATGTCTTGAAATGAGCACCACCAGTCAGTCGTGTCCTGTATAAAACCCTTCAGAAGTCCTTGCACAAGGTGTCTGAGTGAGAAGAGGAAGTGTACACTGAGTGTCTCTCTCAGCCGAAGG
The sequence above is drawn from the Salarias fasciatus chromosome 17, fSalaFa1.1, whole genome shotgun sequence genome and encodes:
- the LOC115403870 gene encoding interferon-induced protein 44-like, whose amino-acid sequence is MLSWLFGSRNPPSPPAPSPSPPSPISRDPWRKIRFDDRARREFVQNYQPRQQGRHLRVLLHGPPGSGKSSFINSIDSALRGKITTRALAATTYDHSFTKKYKSYKIEKKDPGSFYPFIFNDTMGIEKDVKGRVNIEELKLILKGNVREGYKFNPVSSLSESDPSYNNTPTMDDKVSVLVCVVPANTQMDDEVIQKIRDVRDAASELEIPQIAVLTKIDEACPEVNKDVKNVYKSKYIKKQMEAVSAVLGIPLNCIFPVKNYSSEIETDIEMDSVILSAMRKIIDYGDDFLNDQSASDDNCT